TTCAGATCGCTGTAGATATCAATCAGGAACTTGTGATTGTTCTCGTCGATCGGCACCACGTTAAACATCACCGTAATCCGCTTGCCGTTATAAGCCGGAATGCTCAGCTCAACTGTGTAGGGAGTTAGCAGCGTCAGGTCCACCTCTACGATCGGCTGCCGCCAGATCCGCAAGGCATTCATGGGAGAATCCAGCGTCGTTTGAAACTTAACTCGACCCCCAATCGCCGTAGGCTCAACATCGCTGACCTGGATCACCTTCAAATTGCCCAGGCTAAAGTTGTGAATGCTTTCCAGATGCTTCAAGTTCAGCAGGTGATAAATCTGGCAAACATAGGGGTAAGGCAGAATGTATCCCTGGCTAATCAAATGATTTTCACGCATCTCGTGCATTCTTGCCTGGGTGCGGTGCAGGTAGTTTTCAAACGAATGGCTGAGTTCCGATGCCGCCTGAACTGCCTGTGCTCCACCGTCTCCCTCCTCCTGCTTAGGCTTGAGAGAAAGCCAGGTCAGGAAAAAGAACGAAGCCATCATCAACTGTAAAACCTCAGCGGGCGAGGGCGCGCCGTGGGCAAAAGCAGCAATGCCGCGATCGGTAATGCCAAACAGCCAGGACGGAATTCCAATCATCCAGATGCCGTTTTTAATTTGGGCAATAGAAATGGAAATATCAGCAGGAGACTGACGCTGGATGGCGGTTTGCTGGTTTTTAGGTTCGATCGAAGTAGACATAATAAGTTCCGGCAGAACGGTAAATCAGGCGAAGGTGAGTCTAGGTAAACGGTCTAGCAATCAATCCGAAGAACAACCCGAATAGCCAGTCACTAATACTTGAGAACAAAAACAAATAAGTAAAAACAGAGATAAATAAGCGAAAACAAAAAAGAGCGAAAACAGAAATAAATGAAAGCTGAAATAAGCGAAAACAATAGGATGTGTGAACAGGAGCGAATTCCAACGAGGCAATACGGTCGGATCAGAGCATTACAGCAGACCACTCATCAAGGACAACCGGAAACTGAAAAGACAACTCGAACGGATGGAAGTACCTAAGGGCAGTTCGCTTGGATAGGGCTAGCGCGAATTTAGAGGGCTTGCAGCAGACTCTAAGCACATCAGCGATCGAAAACGCAGTCCAACAAATTGGTCATAGAAAGGATTGAGCTTGCAGAGAGGCGGAATTGTGAATAACACGCGACCTCGCAAAACAGGCAACACAAAGCGATCGCTGCATTTCACTGTTCTGGCAAACGGACAACTTGCCGGAATTAGCTGACAGATGATTTGTGCAACCTTCGGGTTTTGAATTTCCACCGAATCGAGCCATTCACGAATGGGATTTAAGACTGGAGAAGCATTGAGTTTGGAGAAAAACTGTACGAGGTTAAACATCTGTCTGATTCCTGTACGAATAGGAAATGAACGAATAGAAAGTGAAGCGGTTCGATCGTTCGCTGTTCACCAGTAGGAACCTGCCATTAGGCCGTTTTTAGGCTCCCTGCAACTGCGGATGCCTGAGCTTCTGCCGTAGAAACAAGCTGCCAGCCTTCACGCAATAGCTTCTGGTAAGTTGCCCATCCCTTCGAGCCACCCGGAATGTTATGGTCTGGAACGGCACCCCGAAATGTTCTATAGGATTGCCAGGGTTGATTCGGGGAAGTCCTAACGTGGAGAATTTTAGTTCCGTCGCTGCCAAAGCTTGAAAGCCAGCACATTTGTCCAGTCATAAAGCATACTCCTTGAATCTTGCCCAGTTCGATCAGCAGTCACGTTCTGGCAAATCGGGAAGAACGCGCTAGAGAGCAAGGATCTGGCTTTCCCTCTGTCCCAGTGACAGCAACCGTAGACAGCGGTCCAATAGGAAGGTTTAGCCTGATAGATTTTGAACTCTTGGCTGCGAACCTGATAGCTACAGGATGCTGCACAGCACAATCAAAATCCTCTTTCTGGAGTGTTAAATATAACTTTACGTTTCTGCCTCGCTTGGTATAGCCCTTTTGTGATATTGAAATACAACCTTGGAAACCCCGATCAGCGGAATTCCTGAGGTTTTTACATTCTCTACCTCCCTGCCTATCCCTTCAGTCCCAATGCCCTAAAAGAACTCAAGTCCTACGGCAGAGGAAAATTAACCCCACTTTTGGGTAAAACAAGTCTCATGAGTGGGAAAGGTACAGGCTATGAAAAGAGTTCCACGCTTTAACTGCGAGCAAATGGTTCGTTTTGTTGGAGGACAGGGAAAGATTAAGGCATACCATCCTGAATCTGGTTCCTGGCAATACATGGTCGAGATGGAAATGGGACCGGAACCCGATATGGGCAGAATTGGTTATGAGACGACTGTGGTGCTGCTAGAGTCTGATTTGATTGCAGTATAGTTCGATCGATTTTCTGAATCGCTTCCCTAAACCAACTTCCCAAATTGATTTCTCGAGCAGAGAGGTCAGGTTAGCTATTAGAACTATTAGAAATTATTAAAGTTGCTATGGTCATTGCAGTCTTCTTAGGCTGCATTTTTTTGTTTCGCCTTTTCTCGCCGCTCTTACTGCTTCTATTCGCTATCTCTCTTCATCTTAATTTACACAGACGGCAGCAGAAATTTGGACAGGTCGGGTTTTTACACCTTCTATTCCAGTCAGATTAAGCCACTCCACTCAAGCAGATCAATGGCGATCGATTCCTGCCCTAAGCGTTTGCTCCCGGCAGGAGCAGTCGAATTTGTGTAATTAGCTCCGTAAAGTCCACAGGCTTACGAATAAAGCCATTAATTCCCAGGTCTTTTTCCTCTGCAACGAAGGGCTGATCAAAACCCGTAATCAGCAGGATTGGGATGGGAGGTAGGTTCTTATTCTGGCGAATTCTGCGGCTGACTTCAAAGCCATTCATGCCCGGCATCATCATATCCAGCAGGATCAGGGCAGGAGGCTCCGCTTCTACTTTTTCCAGAGCAGTTAGCCCATTATCTGCAACCTCTACTTGATATCCTTCCGTTTCCAGGAATGTCTGGAGCAGAAAAGAGTTATCGGAGATGTCGTCTACGATGAGAATTTTGGGAGTCTGTTCGGGAACCCCTACAGAATAAGCCAACGAGGAGTCCATAACTAAGAGTTTGACAGCTGTGCTGATAAAACAAAATTTTAGCGAATTACTACTCTACTTTAATCGGCAAAGTGCCACTTGACACACAAGCTTCTCCCTGAGAGAGAAAGTACCGCTTTTTTTACCAAGTTATTCAGTAAATTATTCGGCAGATATAGCAATCCTTTCTGTCTTGTATTTAGGGTGCAGGAGTTCTCCCCCTGCGTAGAGCAAAGCCCCATATCCTTTTTTTTAAACCATTTGGAATTGCTATATGTGGCAAGTTGCTTGACAGAGAATACCTGCTACCTGCGATCGCTTATCGCGGCTCAGTCAATTCTAGAACCTATTCCGCTGAGAATTTCTGGAAATGAAAAAGCAGCCCCCGAAGGAACTGCCGCAGTTTCTGGTCTCTCTTCCTTTCCTCCTGCATCCTAATTGATGAAAACCATTGGGATCGTCTGCCGTTAGACGGAGTTGTATTTTAGATTGCTTCTTAAATTCCATTTATTCTCTCTGTTTCTGTCTAATTCGCCCAAATTTAGCCCTGTTTTCCACTGTTCTAAACATATCTACCCAAAGTCAGACTCTAGATTCCCATCCTGGGAAGGTTAAGCCGCCAATGTGTCACTGCTAAAGTTCTGACGATGAGTTAATCAAGGACATATGACATATACAACATCGAATTCCGCTAGCGAATTAGTACAAGCCTTTCAAAGCCTGGACGTGGATCAGCAGCTTGCTCTGTTCTATTTTCTCTACAAGGAGATGGGCGATTCTGTAACCCCTGCTGCCCCTGCCGCCAGCACCGTTTCTCCCGAAATTGCAGAAGGATTGTTCAATCAGGTTAAGGAACTCTCTCACGAAGAACAGCTCCAGCTTCAGCGGGATCTCATTTTGCGGAAAAACAGCTTCATTGCACGGGAATACGGCGCACTGAGCGACACCACCAAACTGCTGTTCTGGTATTACCTGGCACAGGGAATGGATCAGGGAACCGTAATTCCGATGCCGGGTAACTATGAGCTTTCCGAACAGGCAAATCAGCTTTGCGAGCAAATTAAAGGATTAGATTTTGGACAGCAAATCACGCTGTTCCGCGATATCGTTGCGCCGATGGGCGTTGATCCAACTGTTGCAGAACACAGCGAAGAAACCGGACTCTAATTCGGGACTCTAGTCCGGACATCCGATCGCCCGGAATCCTTCACGAAGAAGCCGATTCGTAACCCAATTCCCCCTTCCCAGGGGGCGAGGGGGGATCTTCAAGGTCTTCAAACACCCGATCGATCGCCCCCAACCTATCATTCAAACCAGTCTGCCAAACGTTAACCAAACAACTGCTCGATCGCTTCCAGCGTTTGTGCTGAGAGTTTCTTGCCCGATGCCCCGGCATTTTCCTTAATTTGTTCCGGCTTGGTTGCGCCAATGATCACACTGCTCAAAATCTCGTGGCGCAGACACCAGGCAAGAGAGAGCTGGCTGAGGCTCATGCCTTCCGCTTCGGCGATCGACTTTAACTTTTGCACGCGGGTCAGGATATCTTCGCCTAAATGCTCTTTGCTGAAGAAGGCATTTTGCTTGGGATCGGTCGCGCGCGAGCCTTGGGGCAGCGGTTCGCCCGGTCTGTATTTACCTGTGAGAATACCCTGCGCCAGCGGCGAGAAGTTAATAATGCCAATGCCTTCCCGCTGACAGAGGGGCAACACCTGTTCCTCAATATCGCGATCGATCAGGTTGTAGTAGGGCTGGTCTGAGGCGATCGGAGCCAAACCGCCAAGCCGCACAATATCCGTTGCGTGGGCAATCTGGGACGCACTCCATTCAGACACACCGTAGTAGAGAATTTTGCCCTGCTGCACCAAATGATCAAACGCCATCAGGGTTTCCGAGAGCGGCACGCTGGGATCGTAGCGATGTGCCTGGTACAGGTCGATATAGTCTACACCAAGGCGCTTTAAGCTGGCGTTGCACTGTTCAATGATGTGTTTGCGGGACAGTCCGCGATCGTTTGGTCCCGACCCCATGGGGAAATACACTTTGGTTGCCAGCACGTAGGACTCGCGGGAAAAATCCTGGAGAACTTTGCCGACGACCTTTTCGGTTTCACCTCTGGCATAGACGTTTGCTGTGTCAAAGAAATTAATGCCCAGATCGTAGGCAGTGTGAAT
This is a stretch of genomic DNA from Leptolyngbya ohadii IS1. It encodes these proteins:
- a CDS encoding Mo-dependent nitrogenase C-terminal domain-containing protein → MFNLVQFFSKLNASPVLNPIREWLDSVEIQNPKVAQIICQLIPASCPFARTVKCSDRFVLPVLRGRVLFTIPPLCKLNPFYDQFVGLRFRSLMCLESAASPLNSR
- a CDS encoding response regulator; protein product: MAYSVGVPEQTPKILIVDDISDNSFLLQTFLETEGYQVEVADNGLTALEKVEAEPPALILLDMMMPGMNGFEVSRRIRQNKNLPPIPILLITGFDQPFVAEEKDLGINGFIRKPVDFTELITQIRLLLPGANA
- a CDS encoding orange carotenoid protein N-terminal domain-containing protein; the encoded protein is MTYTTSNSASELVQAFQSLDVDQQLALFYFLYKEMGDSVTPAAPAASTVSPEIAEGLFNQVKELSHEEQLQLQRDLILRKNSFIAREYGALSDTTKLLFWYYLAQGMDQGTVIPMPGNYELSEQANQLCEQIKGLDFGQQITLFRDIVAPMGVDPTVAEHSEETGL
- a CDS encoding aldo/keto reductase family protein — its product is MQYRHLGKYGVRVSEICLGSWLTYGNAKDESVARDCIHTAYDLGINFFDTANVYARGETEKVVGKVLQDFSRESYVLATKVYFPMGSGPNDRGLSRKHIIEQCNASLKRLGVDYIDLYQAHRYDPSVPLSETLMAFDHLVQQGKILYYGVSEWSASQIAHATDIVRLGGLAPIASDQPYYNLIDRDIEEQVLPLCQREGIGIINFSPLAQGILTGKYRPGEPLPQGSRATDPKQNAFFSKEHLGEDILTRVQKLKSIAEAEGMSLSQLSLAWCLRHEILSSVIIGATKPEQIKENAGASGKKLSAQTLEAIEQLFG